One Glandiceps talaboti chromosome 20, keGlaTala1.1, whole genome shotgun sequence genomic region harbors:
- the LOC144450583 gene encoding L-ectoine synthase-like: protein MKIHCLKDAVSNEAPNGITGQQLAAESDGLNFMVYHISVVAKETVSLNSPSDDKLHHIYYCISGAGSVTTQDGRSYDFDPDKVIACSSKISMKMTASCDVRLFVIFCKDEAPDNPRMTVRAMSETIGTDLDYVLPMEGYSRRMLVKDDGFPVSINALLLPTGEDRKFAHFHHTEGAYLISGAVEISWDEDKQFARGTDDTLLLFNDYGKCREKVVEKARMICVWSPPLLGPERLIEKDGYIGYELLKE from the coding sequence ATGAAAATCCATTGTCTGAAGGATGCTGTCAGCAATGAGGCACCGAACGGTATCACTGGCCAACAACTTGCTGCTGAATCTGATGGTTTAAACTTTATGGTCTATCACATCAGCGTTGTTGCAAAGGAAACTGTATCATTGAATTCCCCATCCGATGACAAGTTGCATCATATTTATTATTGCATTAGTGGGGCTGGATCTGTGACAACACAAGATGGCCGTTCATACGACTTTGACCCAGATAAGGTGATTGCATGCTCCTCAAAAATTTCTATGAAAATGACCGCTTCCTGCGATGTACGTCTGTTTGTCATCTTCTGCAAAGATGAGGCTCCCGATAATCCTCGCATGACGGTCCGGGCAATGAGTGAAACCATAGGCACTGACTTGGACTATGTTCTTCCAATGGAAGGATACAGTCGTCGAATGCTTGTGAAAGATGATGGATTTCCCGTCAGTATCAATGCTCTGCTACTTCCAACTGGTGAAGACCGCAAATTTGCACACTTTCATCACACAGAGGGTGCCTACCTGATATCCGGTGCTGTAGAAATATCCTGGGACGAAGACAAACAATTTGCTCGGGGCACAGATGATACTTTGCTGTTATTCAACGATTATGGTAAATGTCGAGAAAAGGTTGTAGAAAAGGCACGAATGATTTGTGTTTGGTCGCCACCATTGTTAGGACCAGAGAGACTGATTGAAAAGGATGGATACATTGGTTATGAACTCCTTAAGGaataa
- the LOC144450584 gene encoding CMP-N-acetylneuraminate-poly-alpha-2,8-sialyltransferase-like, whose product MLMDVKKWIFMVAVLVCSIVTIVFIEKNEKLVTIIASYSPFPSSGNLKSHLRRQGRFDPCGECPDNIKFVNSLKELRGNTSLYFNLETSLAIYRDHVQPGKMKLHQRYWPIRATTRGIFRDYFDDNFYTLKPQESCAIVGSSGILKDSKCGKEIDSHDFIMRMNLAVVKGFEEDVGRNTNLTAVNHFAIHFLNTYLHNPKKNPKVKKNRRYLTALEHLNGSIVWFPYNMSAHTLLMDHANSKITYILNETLGKRNFTYRVAYAPVPVWPQLTNRFWNKTGSSEGFVMLTIATLFCKNIHMYGFWPFSTDSDGSDVSHHYYEKIKYRKRKKTMPREFSILQDLHRRRVITLVTDKCM is encoded by the exons ATGTTGATGGACGTGAAGAAATGGATATTCATGGTCGCTGTCCTCGTCTGTAGTATAGTTACTATAGTGTTTATCgagaaaaatgaaaaactgGTCACTATCATTGCTAGCTATTCACCATTCCCGTCGTCCGGAAATCTAAAATCGCACTTACGTCGTCAAGG TCGGTTTGATCCTTGTGGCGAATGTCCTGATAACATCAAGTTTGTAAACAGTTTAAAGGAATTACG AGGTAACACTTCCCTGTATTTTAATCTTGAAACATCACTAGCAATATACCGTGATCACGTTCAACCTGGGAAGATGAAACTCCATCAACGTTACTGGCCTATTAGGGCGACAACACGCGGTATCTTCCGGGATTACTTTGACGATAACTTTTACACTCTGAAGCCACAGGAAAGTTGTGCTATCGTTGGCAGCAGTGGTATTTTGAAAGACAGCAAATGTGGGAAAGAGATCGACTCACATGATTTCATAATGCGTATGAATCTGGCAGTCGTTAAGGGGTTCGAAGAGGATGTTGGTCGAAATACAAACCTGACCGCAGTTAACCATTTTGCCATTCACTTCCTAAATACTTACCTTCACAACCCTAAAAAGAACCCCAAGGTTAAGAAAAATAGAAGATATCTGACTGCCCTTGAACATCTAAATGGATCAATTGTTTGGTTTCCTTATAACATGTCTGCGCATACCCTCCTGATGGATCATGCCAACTCAAAAATTACCTACATTTTGAACGAGACATTGGGAAAAAGAAACTTTACCTACAGAGTTGCGTATGCACCGGTACCAGTCTGGCCTCAACTCACAAACAG GTTTTGGAATAAAACCGGCAGCAGTGAAGGTTTCGTGATGTTAACCATTGCTACTCTCTTCTGCAAAAATATTCATATGTACGGATTCTGGCCGTTTAGTACAGACAGTGACGGAAGTGACGTCAGTCACCATTACTACGAAAAGATCAAGTATaggaaaagaaaaaagacaatGCCAAGagaattttcaattttacaagATTTACATAGAAGACGTGTCATTACTCTAGTCACAGACAAGTGTAtgtaa
- the LOC144450523 gene encoding histone H2A, with protein MSGRGKGGKAKGKAKSRSSRAGLQFPVGRVHRFLRKGNYAQRVGAGAPVYLAAVLEYLAAEILELAGNAARDNKKTRIIPRHLQLAVRNDEELNKLLGGVTIAQGGVLPNIQAVLLPKKTQAKSK; from the coding sequence ATGTCTGGACGTGGTAAAGGAGGTAAAGCAAAGGGTAAGGCAAAGAGCCGGTCCAGCCGTGCTGGTCTGCAGTTCCCAGTCGGCCGTGTTCACCGTTTCCTTCGTAAGGGCAACTACGCTCAACGTGTTGGTGCTGGTGCCCCAGTCTACTTGGCTGCCGTACTCGAATACTTGGCAGCTGAAATCCTTGAGTTGGCAGGAAACGCCGCCCGTGACAACAAGAAGACCAGAATCATCCCACGTCACTTGCAGTTGGCTGTCCGTAATGACGAAGAATTGAACAAGCTTCTGGGAGGTGTCACCATCGCCCAGGGTGGTGTATTGCCAAACATCCAGGCAGTACTTTTGCCCAAGAAGACCCAAGCCAAATCCAAGTAA
- the LOC144450796 gene encoding histone H2B-like, whose amino-acid sequence MPPKGSGKAVKKAGKAPPAARSGDKKKRKRRRKESYGIYIYKVMKQVHPDTGISSKAMSIMNSFVNDIFERIAAEASRLAQYNKRSTITSREIQTAVRLLLPGELAKHAVSEGTKAVTKYTSSK is encoded by the coding sequence ATGCCTCCTAAAGGAAGTGGTAAAGCCGTCAAGAAGGCCGGTAAGGCCCCACCAGCTGCTCGTAGTGGTGACAAGAAGAAGAGAAAGAGACGAAGGAAGGAAAGCTATGGTATCTACATCTACAAAGTCATGAAGCAGGTTCACCCAGACACTGGTATCTCCTCCAAAGCCATGTCTATCATGAACAGCTTCGTCAACGATATCTTCGAACGTATTGCCGCTGAAGCTTCCCGCCTTGCACAGTACAACAAAAGATCCACCATCACCAGCAGAGAGATCCAGACTGCTGTACGTCTCTTGCTGCCCGGTGAGCTTGCCAAGCACGCCGTCAGTGAGGGTACCAAAGCCGTCACCAAGTACACCAGTTCCAAGTAA
- the LOC144450823 gene encoding histone H4, translating into MSGRGKGGKGLGKGGAKRHRKVLRDNIQGITKPAIRRLARRGGVKRISGLIYEETRGVLKVFLENVIRDAVTYTEHAKRKTVTAMDVVYALKRQGRTLYGFGG; encoded by the coding sequence ATGTCTGGACGTGGTAAAGGAGGCAAAGGTCTAGGAAAGGGAGGCGCCAAGCGTCATCGTAAAGTTCTTCGTGATAACATCCAGGGTATCACCAAACCAGCTATCCGTCGTTTGGCCCGTCGTGGTGGTGTCAAGCGTATCTCTGGTCTCATCTACGAAGAAACTCGTGGTGTACTGAAGGTATTCTTGGAGAACGTCATCCGTGATGCCGTCACCTACACCGAGCACGCCAAGAGAAAGACCGTCACCGCCATGGATGTCGTCTATGCTTTGAAACGCCAAGGCCGTACTCTGTACGGATTTGGTGGTTAG
- the LOC144450656 gene encoding histone H2A codes for MSGRGKGGKAKGKAKSRSSRAGLQFPVGRVHRFLRKGNYAQRVGAGAPVYLAAVLEYLAAEILELAGNAARDNKKTRIIPRHLQLAVRNDEELNKLLGGVTIAQGGVLPNIQAVLLPKKTQAKSK; via the coding sequence ATGTCTGGACGTGGTAAAGGAGGCAAAGCAAAGGGTAAGGCAAAGAGCCGTTCCAGCCGTGCTGGTCTGCAGTTCCCAGTCGGCCGTGTTCATCGTTTCCTTCGTAAGGGCAACTACGCTCAACGTGTTGGTGCTGGTGCCCCAGTCTACTTGGCTGCCGTACTCGAATACTTAGCAGCTGAAATCCTTGAGTTGGCAGGAAACGCCGCCCGTGACAACAAGAAGACCAGAATCATCCCACGTCACTTGCAGTTGGCTGTCCGTAATGACGAAGAATTGAACAAGCTTCTGGGAGGTGTCACCATTGCCCAGGGTGGTGTATTGCCAAACATCCAGGCAGTACTTTTGCCCAAGAAGACCCAAGCCAAGTCCAAGTAA
- the LOC144450826 gene encoding histone H4, protein MSGRGKGGKGLGKGGAKRHRKVLRDNIQGITKPAIRRLARRGGVKRISGLIYEETRGVLKVFLENVIRDAVTYTEHAKRKTVTAMDVVYALKRQGRTLYGFGG, encoded by the coding sequence ATGTCTGGACGTGGTAAAGGAGGCAAAGGTCTAGGAAAGGGAGGCGCCAAGCGTCATCGTAAAGTTCTTCGTGATAACATCCAGGGTATCACTAAACCAGCTATCCGTCGTTTGGCCCGTCGTGGTGGTGTTAAGCGTATCTCTGGTCTCATCTACGAAGAAACCCGTGGTGTACTGAAGGTATTCTTGGAGAACGTCATCCGTGATGCCGTCACCTACACCGAGCACGCCAAGAGAAAGACCGTCACCGCCATGGATGTCGTCTATGCTCTGAAACGCCAAGGCCGTACTCTGTACGGATTTGGTGGTTAG